In the Streptomyces sp. cg36 genome, one interval contains:
- a CDS encoding bifunctional polysaccharide deacetylase/glycosyltransferase family 2 protein, translating into MRYLLPLLFLVALFAMLMLRGYVHNEILADHRIRAEADTDQVPDRILDGGPVIDARGPGKPTSLDIPKHKLVLTFDDGPDPTWTPKVLDQLKKYHAHGVFFVTGANAARYPDLIKRMVDEGHEVGLHTFNHPDLSYQSHARIDWELAQNQLALEGAAGIRTSLFRPPYSSFADAIDDKNWPVIKYVGSRGYITALDSTDSEDWQRPGVKTIIKNATPKHNRGAIVLMHDSGGDRSQTVAALDTFLPKLQDKGYAFVNLTEALNAPSAHTKVTGTDLWKGKAFVFAVQVSEHTTDVLVGGLAVIGVLVFARFGLMLILSFLHARKVRGPGFRWGPEVTEPVSVIVPAYNERECIANTVRSLMASDHPIEVVVVDDGSTDGTADIVEAMRLPNVRVIRQTNAGKPAALNNGIAHARYNLVVMMDGDTVFEPSTVRELVQPFGDPKVGAVAGNAKVGNRDSLIGAWQHIEYVMGFNLDRRMYDVLGCMPTIPGAVGAFRRTALKRVGGMSEDTLAEDTDITMAMHRDGWRVVYAENARAWTEAPETVQQLWSQRYRWSYGTMQAIWKHRRAVIERGPSGRFGRVGLPLVSLFMVLAPLLAPLIDVFLLYGLVFGPTQKTVLAWLGVLAIQLVCAAYAFRLDRERLTHLVSLPLQQILYRQLMYVVLLQSWITALTGGRLRWQKLRRTGVVEAPGAIPSQRRAGESKDRRPVA; encoded by the coding sequence TGCGCTATCTGCTGCCCCTGCTCTTCCTGGTCGCGCTCTTCGCGATGCTGATGCTGCGCGGGTACGTCCACAACGAGATACTCGCCGACCACCGAATACGGGCCGAGGCGGACACCGACCAGGTGCCCGACCGCATCCTCGACGGCGGACCGGTGATCGACGCCCGGGGCCCCGGCAAGCCGACCAGCCTCGACATCCCCAAGCACAAGCTCGTCCTGACCTTCGACGACGGCCCGGACCCCACCTGGACCCCGAAGGTCCTCGACCAGCTGAAGAAGTACCACGCGCACGGCGTCTTCTTCGTGACGGGCGCCAACGCCGCCCGCTACCCCGACCTGATCAAGCGGATGGTCGACGAGGGCCACGAGGTGGGGCTGCACACCTTCAACCACCCCGACCTCTCCTACCAGTCGCACGCCCGCATCGACTGGGAGCTCGCCCAGAACCAGCTGGCCCTCGAAGGCGCCGCCGGGATCCGCACCTCGCTCTTCCGGCCGCCCTACTCCTCGTTCGCGGACGCGATCGACGACAAGAACTGGCCGGTGATCAAGTACGTCGGCAGCCGGGGCTACATCACCGCGCTGGACTCCACGGACAGTGAGGACTGGCAGCGGCCCGGCGTCAAGACGATCATCAAGAACGCCACGCCCAAGCACAACCGGGGCGCGATCGTCCTGATGCACGACTCCGGCGGCGACCGCTCGCAGACCGTGGCGGCGCTCGACACCTTCCTGCCCAAGCTGCAGGACAAGGGCTATGCGTTCGTGAACCTGACCGAGGCCCTGAACGCGCCCAGCGCCCACACCAAGGTCACCGGCACCGACCTGTGGAAGGGCAAGGCGTTCGTCTTCGCCGTCCAGGTCTCCGAGCACACCACCGACGTGCTGGTGGGCGGCCTCGCCGTGATCGGCGTGCTGGTCTTCGCCCGGTTCGGGCTGATGCTGATCCTGTCGTTCCTGCACGCGCGCAAGGTGCGCGGGCCCGGCTTCCGCTGGGGGCCGGAGGTCACCGAGCCGGTCTCGGTGATCGTCCCCGCGTACAACGAGCGCGAGTGCATCGCCAACACCGTGCGCTCGCTGATGGCCAGCGACCACCCCATCGAGGTGGTGGTCGTCGACGACGGCTCCACCGACGGCACCGCCGACATCGTCGAGGCGATGCGGCTGCCCAACGTCCGGGTCATCCGCCAGACCAACGCGGGCAAGCCCGCCGCCCTCAACAACGGCATCGCGCACGCCCGCTACAACCTGGTCGTGATGATGGACGGCGACACGGTCTTCGAGCCGTCGACCGTGCGCGAGCTGGTGCAGCCGTTCGGCGACCCGAAGGTCGGCGCGGTCGCGGGCAACGCCAAGGTCGGCAACCGCGACTCGCTGATCGGCGCCTGGCAGCACATCGAGTACGTGATGGGCTTCAACCTGGACCGCCGCATGTACGACGTGCTGGGCTGCATGCCGACCATCCCCGGCGCGGTCGGCGCCTTCCGCCGCACCGCCCTCAAGCGGGTCGGCGGCATGAGCGAGGACACCCTCGCCGAGGACACCGACATCACGATGGCGATGCACCGCGACGGCTGGCGCGTGGTGTACGCGGAGAACGCGCGCGCCTGGACCGAGGCGCCCGAGACCGTCCAGCAGCTCTGGTCGCAGCGCTACCGCTGGTCGTACGGCACCATGCAGGCGATCTGGAAGCACCGCCGCGCGGTGATCGAACGCGGCCCCTCGGGCCGCTTCGGCCGCGTCGGCCTGCCGCTGGTCTCCCTCTTCATGGTCCTGGCCCCGCTGCTCGCCCCGCTGATCGACGTCTTCCTGCTGTACGGCCTGGTCTTCGGCCCGACCCAGAAGACCGTGCTGGCGTGGCTGGGCGTACTGGCGATCCAACTGGTGTGCGCGGCCTACGCGTTCCGCCTGGACCGCGAACGCCTCACCCACCTCGTCTCCCTCCCGCTCCAGCAGATCCTCTACCGCCAGCTGATGTACGTGGTGCTCCTGCAGTCCTGGATCACCGCCCTCACGGGTGGCCGCCTGCGGTGGCAGAAGCTGCGGCGGACGGGCGTGGTGGAGGCGCCGGGCGCCATCCCCAGCCAGCGCCGCGCCGGCGAGAGCAAGGACCGGAGGCCCGTCGCATGA